In Fulvia fulva chromosome 10, complete sequence, a single window of DNA contains:
- a CDS encoding Neutral ceramidase 2 — protein MARSPLPIIVAGALCFLALCTLNILNKLDLGPDVAYIWNTESWKYATSFWQDRKHGDEYLLGVGKGDITGPVAEINFMGYADPAQLGTGLRQRLYSRAFIVGDIEEAKDRFVYLVLDTQSGDTAVRHGILEALSQMGDEYALYGQHNVAVTGTHSHSGPGAWLNYLLPQITSKGFNKPSYQAVVDGAVASIRQAHERRAPGHLSVGNIDILDANINRSPWAYLQNPSDERSRYEHDVDKTLTALRFTRTGSSGEEDIGVLTWFAVHGTSMHGNNTLVTGDNKGVAAVLFEKSTGESSFVAGFSQANVGDTSPNVLGAFCESGEQAGEGCDFKTSLCGNKTQPCHARGPFFGRNDAGTASNYEIGSRQFEGARKLFDDQAAFTPVRGKVVRSFHQFVDMSNHHFSLPNGTHVSTCPAAMGFSFAAGTSDGPGAFDFKQGQPGDPHANPLWKLVGNRIAKANDTQKACHREKPILLDVGESSTPYDWTPNIVDLQVLRVGQMFIIVSPGEATTMAGRRWREAVGASAVSTFDDVDAGGSKPIVVLGGPANTYTHYITTPEEYSVQRYEGASTLYGPWTLDAYINLTLKYLPRLSTSSKDWPHFPTGPNPPIHTNKSLSFITPVVVDRAGFFKNFGDVITNVDEVPYHAGDTISARFIGANPRNDFRLGKTFAAVEKENEDSASWEQVCSDEDWSLVYEWKRTSTTLGTSEVTISWETKWETGAWRGDDSEDSSGVHTDLLVRDSPLKGRYRLRYYGDYKSLGGGITPFEGTSGVFTIE, from the coding sequence ATGGCTCGCTCTCCATTGCCTATCATCGTCGCAGGTGCTCTCTGCTTTCTAGCACTATGCACCTTGAACATCCTTAACAAGCTCGACCTCGGACCGGATGTGGCCTATATCTGGAACACAGAGTCGTGGAAATATGCAACTTCTTTCTGGCAGGACCGAAAGCATGGCGATGAGTATCTTCTGGGTGTTGGCAAGGGCGATATCACTGGGCCTGTGGCTGAGATCAACTTCATGGGCTATGCCGACCCGGCACAATTAGGAACCGGCTTGAGGCAGCGACTGTACTCACGCGCATTCATCGTGGGAGACATTGAAGAAGCAAAGGATCGCTTCGTGTATCTTGTCCTCGACACCCAGTCTGGAGATACTGCGGTACGGCACGGCATTCTTGAGGCCCTCAGTCAAATGGGCGACGAGTATGCCCTGTATGGGCAGCACAATGTTGCTGTAACTGGCACGCACTCGCATAGTGGTCCAGGTGCATGGTTGAACTATCTGCTGCCGCAAATCACGAGCAAGGGATTCAATAAGCCGTCTTATCAAGCCGTTGTGGATGGAGCTGTTGCCTCGATACGGCAGGCTCACGAACGACGAGCGCCTGGCCACTTGAGCGTTGGCAACATCGACATACTGGATGCCAATATCAACAGAAGTCCTTGGGCATATCTTCAGAATCCGTCTGATGAGCGAAGCAGATACGAGCACGATGTCGACAAGACACTGACGGCATTGCGCTTCACACGCACTGGATCATCTGGCGAAGAGGACATCGGTGTCCTTACATGGTTTGCAGTTCACGGGACGAGTATGCACGGCAACAACACCTTGGTCACTGGTGACAACAAGGGCGTGGCCGCTGTGCTGTTCGAGAAGTCCACGGGCGAATCCTCGTTCGTCGCAGGCTTCAGCCAAGCCAATGTAGGCGATACTTCACCCAATGTGCTTGGTGCTTTTTGCGAGTCTGGGGAGCAAGCTGGCGAGGGGTGTGACTTCAAGACCAGTCTATGCGGTAACAAGACTCAGCCATGTCATGCTCGCGGTCCGTTCTTTGGACGCAATGACGCCGGCACAGCATCGAATTATGAGATTGGCAGTCGACAGTTCGAAGGCGCAAGGAAGCTGTTTGACGATCAGGCTGCCTTTACGCCAGTTCGCGGCAAGGTTGTGAGAAGCTTCCATCAATTCGTCGACATGAGCAATCACCACTTCTCGCTGCCTAACGGCACCCACGTCAGCACCTGTCCAGCAGCAATGGGTTTCTCATTCGCTGCAGGTACCTCTGATGGTCCTGGCGCCTTTGATTTCAAGCAAGGACAGCCTGGCGATCCTCATGCCAATCCTCTATGGAAGCTGGTGGGGAACAGAATCGCTAAAGCCAATGACACCCAAAAGGCTTGCCATCGTGAGAAGCCGATCTTGCTGGACGTTGGTGAAAGCAGCACACCCTATGACTGGACGCCAAACATTGTCGACCTGCAAGTTTTGCGTGTTGGTCAGATGTTCATCATTGTATCTCCAGGCGAAGCAACCACCATGGCAGGCCGAAGGTGGCGAGAGGCAGTGGGTGCATCAGCTGTGTCCACATTTGACGATGTTGATGCCGGCGGTAGCAAACCCATCGTAGTCCTGGGCGGACCAGCCAACACATATACGCACTACATCACCACGCCAGAGGAGTACTCAGTCCAACGCTACGAGGGAGCTTCAACTCTATACGGCCCGTGGACGCTGGATGCGTACATCAATTTGACCCTGAAATACCTTCCACGCCTCAGCACGTCAAGTAAGGACTGGCCACATTTTCCGACTGGACCAAATCCACCTATTCACACGAACAAGAGTCTGAGCTTCATCACGCCTGTTGTTGTCGATCGAGCAGGCTTCTTCAAGAACTTCGGTGATGTCATCACAAATGTTGATGAAGTACCTTACCATGCTGGGGACACTATTTCGGCGAGGTTTATCGGCGCCAATCCGCGCAATGACTTCCGCTTAGGAAAGACATTCGCAGCCGTGGAAAAGGAGAACGAAGATTCCGCTAGCTGGGAGCAGGTCTGTAGCGATGAAGACTGGAGTCTTGTGTATGAATGGAAACGAACCTCGACTACGCTTGGTACGAGTGAGGTCACGATATCATGGGAAACGAAGTGGGAGACTGGTGCTTGGAGAGGGGATGACTCGGAGGACTCCAGCGGAGTACATACTGACCTGTTGGTTAGAGACAGTCCCTTGAAGGGGAGGTACAGGCTACGATATTATGGCGACTACAAGTCTTTGGGAGGTGGCATTACGCCATTTGAGGGCACGAGTGGCGTCTTTACGATCGAGTAG
- a CDS encoding ER lumen protein-retaining receptor codes for MSTFNMNIFRIIGDISHTASKCILIWAIHNNKSAEGVSLLTQLLYILVFGTRYLDLFWVPPWWSWWNFVLKILYISSSAYIVFLMMRVYARTREKEYAWKLAMYSLGGSLVASPVVCFLFEGWGQFKFIEILWTFSIILESICVLPQLLLLRQTSVPTVIDSFYLVTLGSYRAFYLLNWIVRLASSEHYFDATSVVFGLIQTALYVDFAYVYWSRQRVKLRGGGVVDSDDLSKSFVVKRFIGRRGNASNSEDEDDIVDEDAALAGQENGTIRPSANRTGSGRWGARGISVSADDTLQEHLDSSSRDATMVDPSQFEDDFDDDANAPPPPAKDNAKKAEESGTDADDNVGSSAGEWQENTSK; via the exons ATGTCAACGTTCAACATGAACATATTTCGCATAATT GGCGACATATCGCACACGGCCTCCAAGTGCATCCTCATATGGGCCATCCACAACAACAAGTCCGCCGAGGGCGTCTCCCTCTTGACTCAGCTCCTCTACATCTTGGTCTTCGGAACGCGATATCTCGATCTCTTTTGGGTGCCGCCATGGTGGAGCTGGTGGAATTTCGTACTCAAGATTCTGTACATCTCGAGCAGCGCGTATATCGTGTTCCTGATGATGAGGGTGTATGCGAGGACGAGGGAAAAGGAGTATGCATGGAAGCTGGCTATGTACAGTCTGGGCGGAAGTTTGGTCGCGAGTCCGGTGGTGTGCTTCCTGTTTGAGGGCTGGGGCCAGTTCAAGTTCATTGAG ATCCTCTGGACGTTCAGCATCATTCTCGAGTCCATATGTGTCCTTCCGCAGCTACTGCTACTGCGCCAGACTTCGGTCCCGACCGTCATCGATTCGTTCTATCTGGTCACGCTCGGCAGCTATCGCGCGTTCTATCTGCTGAACTGGATCGTCCGACTGGCGAGCAGCGAGCACTACTTCGACGCAACGAGCGTTGTCTTTGGTCTTATTCAGACGGCACTTTACGTCGACTTCGCATACGTGTACTGGTCAAGACAGCGAGTCAAGCTACGAGGAGGCGGAGTTGTGGACAGCGACGATCTCAGTAAGAGCTTTGTCGTCAAGCGTTTCATCGGGAGACGAGGAAACGCCAGCAATAGCGAGGACGAAGATGACATTGTTGATGAAGACGCGGCATTGGCTGGGCAGGAAAATGGCACGATCCGACCATCCGCGAATCGCACTGGCAGTGGTCGCTGGGGCGCACGAGGCATCAGCGTATCTGCGGACGATACTTTACAAGAGCATCTGGACAGCTCTAGCCGCGATGCTACAATGGTCGACCCATCTCAATTCGAGGACGACTTCGACGACGATGCAAATGCTCCGCCGCCGCCTGCGAAGGACAATGCGAAGAAGGCAGAGGAGTCTGGCACAGACGCAGACGACAACGTTGGAAGCAGTGCTGGGGAGTGGCAGGAGAATACTTCGAAGTAG
- a CDS encoding Nucleoporin NUP49, translated as MAHNISKEEYEARCHEIASLETVLARMRSSLDDVTVTRNSSGGGGFGGPNHRAQSRFSGGALFGNETRMHQASGSGGLFGNSNQAYQASGGFGFGNSKSYEPPSGGFGSGRYEPYQASSGFGNSNSHQPPSGGFGSAPRSYQASVGNDFGESKSYQPPSGGFGSAPRSYQAARGGGLFGNSNQSQQAPSGLFGNSSAQSGSGLFGNDNNSGHGFGGEGLFGQARSSAGRLFGNSNGSPRPASSAGHLFGNGSKATATGGDFGGGLFGNSNQAHQESGDERLFGGPFRPSHGHATGGLYGNSNSGRTFGSGNGAGGGGLFGEASRHSQGTRGDPLFGFRPTTSTGTSLFGNNSHSYPSSPPSSSRERGEPDVDEYHALLKRYGLNESDVGTFRENYPAGEIHHAELRKKLWLSHLTSEEVDRWNSFAHGQWSADDARKYDEFGRERPRTMEDFRKRLSREQEVFERYDREALKSWSIKSLFGNRPDGLTFYYGGQESGARSKNNGYPLSPPFGSKGTGSGSSGADVKREKKFQGLEASMWATDEPLPRSRPEGGAPRPDSYWDQDDSDRPEGSFGRNQRDRSSGRSRAERSQRSEDKRPINFAQYESDTDTDDTAYRTKKTAQPERQEKQNDQAKERQENAREEPQAKEEQNVLSLEDRVKRVANTKFGSIHGENTGGKDNGEGKGHGKLEEN; from the coding sequence ATGGCGCATAACATCAGTAAAGAAGAATACGAGGCGCGGTGCCACGAAATCGCTAGTCTCGAGACTGTCCTTGCGCGTATGAGGAGCTCTCTCGACGATGTGACGGTAACTCGCAATTCGAGTGGTGGTGGAGGCTTTGGCGGTCCTAATCATCGGGCCCAGTCGAGATTTAGTGGTGGTGCTTTGTTTGGGAACGAGACCCGAATGCACCAGGCTTCTGGAAGTGGTGGGCTCTTTGGGAACTCGAATCAGGCGTACCAGGCTTCTGGTGGCTTTGGCTTCGGCAACTCCAAGTCTTATGAGCCTCCTAGTGGTGGTTTTGGCAGCGGCCGCTATGAGCCTTACCAGGCTTCTAGTGGCTTCGGCAACTCCAACTCTCACCAGCCTCCTAGTGGTGGCTTTGGTAGCGCCCCTCGGTCTTACCAGGCTTCTGTTGGTAATGACTTTGGCGAATCCAAGTCTTATCAGCCTCCTAGTGGTGGCTTCGGCAGCGCCCCTCGGTCTTACCAGGCTGCTAGAGGTGGTGGTCTCTTCGGAAACTCGAACCAATCTCAGCAGGCTCCTAGTGGCCTTTTTGGGAACAGCTCCGCGCAAAGCGGCAGTGGTCTCTTTGGCAATGACAACAACAGCGGTCACGGGTTCGGAGGAGAAGGGCTGTTCGGTCAAGCTCGTTCCAGTGCCGGCCGCTTGTTCGGAAACTCGAATGGGTCTCCTCGTCCAGCCAGTAGTGCCGGTCACCTATTCGGGAATGGCAGCAAGGCTACTGCTACTGGCGGAGACTTTGGTGGCGGGCTGTTTGGGAACTCGAACCAAGCCCATCAGGAATCTGGCGATGAACGTCTGTTCGGTGGTCCCTTCCGGCCGTCTCATGGCCATGCTACGGGAGGCCTCTATGGTAATTCCAACTCCGGGCGCACCTTCGGCTCTGGCAATGGAGCTGGGGGCGGAGGTTTGTTTGGCGAAGCATCTCGTCACAGTCAGGGGACTAGGGGTGATCCTTTGTTCGGTTTTAGGCCTACTACGAGTACTGGAACTAGTCTGTTCGGGAACAACAGCCATTCCTACCCAAGCTCACCGCCTAGTAGCTCCAGAGAACGTGGCGAGCCTGATGTCGATGAGTACCACGCTCTATTGAAAAGGTACGGTCTGAACGAATCAGACGTTGGAACTTTCAGGGAAAACTACCCTGCTGGGGAGATCCATCACGCTGAGCTCAGGAAGAAACTTTGGTTGAGCCATCTGACCTCGGAAGAGGTGGATCGTTGGAATTCCTTCGCACATGGACAATGGTCCGCCGACGATGCCAGAAAGTACGATGAGTTCGGCCGTGAGAGGCCTAGAACCATGGAGGACTTTCGTAAGCGCCTCTCCCGTGAGCAAGAAGTCTTTGAACGATATGACAGGGAAGCATTAAAGTCGTGGTCCATCAAGAGTTTGTTTGGCAACAGGCCTGATGGGCTTACATTTTATTATGGCGGACAGGAGAGTGGAGCCAGAAGCAAGAACAATGGGTACCCCCTCTCTCCACCCTTTGGCAGTAAGGGAACAGGGAGTGGATCATCTGGCGCTGATGTTAAGAGAGAGAAGAAGTTTCAGGGATTAGAGGCCTCCATGTGGGCAACCGATGAACCACTGCCACGTTCCAGACCCGAAGGCGGAGCCCCTCGCCCAGACTCATACTGGGATCAGGACGATAGTGATCGCCCGGAAGGCTCTTTCGGTCGCAACCAACGCGATCGCTCGTCTGGCAGATCACGCGCTGAGCGCTCGCAGCGCAGCGAGGACAAGCGACCTATCAACTTTGCCCAGTATGAGTCCGACACGGACACGGACGACACAGCGTACCGAACCAAGAAGACCGCACAACCAGAGCGGCAAGAGAAGCAGAATGACCAAGCGAAGGAGCGTCAGGAGAATGCTAGAGAGGAGCCACAGGCGAAGGAGGAGCAGAATGTTCTTTCGTTGGAGGATCGTGTCAAACGTGTGGCGAACACGAAGTTTGGGAGTATTCATGGGGAAAACACTGGGGGTAAAGATAACGGCGAGGGCAAGGGGCACGGAAAACTGGAAGAGAATTAA